One Pleurocapsa sp. PCC 7327 DNA segment encodes these proteins:
- a CDS encoding ImmA/IrrE family metallo-endopeptidase, whose amino-acid sequence MTNIFRPYRFIPKQEIEAEATEILRRMQQTPNYSPKWALDASRVAEFLGLDVVWDSIPSDRDGTIAARILPLERPIEINEDIPKLRGGFGESTIAHEIGHWVLHVNPEAIKRCLELHEQGKDIRVEPLLCRSDTHLNGIEWQAQHFASCLLMPQYKLEEVRQGRDLTKWSHLYEIAEELGVTISNLIHRLKDLDWICLSEHSRQIELGESKLPRRKRVSLTG is encoded by the coding sequence ATGACAAACATCTTCAGACCGTATCGTTTCATTCCCAAACAAGAGATTGAAGCTGAGGCAACCGAGATTTTGCGCAGAATGCAGCAAACGCCTAACTATTCTCCCAAATGGGCTTTAGATGCGAGTCGAGTGGCTGAATTTCTGGGATTAGATGTAGTTTGGGACAGCATACCGAGCGATCGCGATGGTACGATAGCAGCAAGGATTCTCCCCCTAGAACGCCCGATCGAAATTAATGAAGATATTCCTAAATTGCGAGGAGGGTTTGGGGAATCCACCATTGCCCATGAAATCGGACATTGGGTGTTGCACGTCAATCCAGAAGCGATAAAACGGTGCTTAGAGTTGCACGAGCAAGGAAAAGACATAAGAGTAGAACCGTTATTGTGCCGCAGTGATACTCATCTGAACGGCATAGAGTGGCAGGCGCAACATTTTGCCAGTTGCCTGTTGATGCCGCAATACAAGTTAGAAGAAGTTAGACAAGGGCGAGATTTAACCAAATGGTCGCATCTATACGAAATTGCCGAAGAGTTAGGCGTTACCATTTCTAATCTCATCCATCGTTTAAAAGATCTGGACTGGATTTGTCTGTCCGAACATTCCCGTCAAATCGAGTTAGGCGAGTCAAAGTTGCCTAGGAGAAAGAGAGTGAGTTTAACAGGGTAG
- a CDS encoding helix-turn-helix domain-containing protein produces the protein MNQSFGHLIRQARKDKGYSQRELAEKLGLDFTYLSKLENNRADYPPKEEVIRALATHLDLDAEELIFLSGRIPQNDEEVLKQHYKNMPTLFRRMRENPEFAQKVFQAAQEADQ, from the coding sequence GTGAATCAAAGCTTTGGTCATCTTATTCGTCAAGCACGAAAAGACAAGGGATATAGCCAACGGGAACTAGCCGAAAAATTGGGGCTAGATTTCACCTATTTATCCAAACTAGAGAACAACCGAGCCGATTATCCGCCAAAAGAAGAGGTAATCAGAGCGCTAGCAACTCATTTAGATTTAGATGCTGAAGAATTAATCTTCTTGTCCGGACGCATCCCCCAAAACGATGAAGAAGTTCTCAAACAACACTATAAAAACATGCCTACTCTGTTTCGGAGAATGCGAGAAAACCCTGAATTTGCCCAAAAGGTGTTTCAAGCAGCGCAAGAAGCAGACCAATAG
- a CDS encoding DEAD/DEAH box helicase, with protein sequence MVENTVAETLPSGSSRQIPEGMPADSPLRVICYLESSLKILDEQQQEIASKYPDGPQRIRGLAGTGKTILLVKRAAKIHYEHPDWKLAFVFFTRSLYNQIKERISTYYGELSEGREPNWDNLKVLHAWGGKERDGFYRRLAIECGMQPKTVKDVENEIGKVSPGGAFKYVCNILEIEITNFPILYDVILIDEAQDLPASFYRLARNTLSEPKRLYWAYDEAQGIDSLIVPDATKIFGRNPDGTPVVDLGLASNGSFFYEGTNIRKSENLNRCYRTPKSLLMAAHAVNMGLLRQGGVLQGVSNQQEWKKLGYNVLEGDFSDASVKARKQVKIERQVEKSPHPIDRENFEVREGIKDLLALQTFHDESEEQEWIAQQVAKDLQAGLAPSDLMITAIAAEKEQDYFCRLQEALKYYGVKSCIVGTDSDPSEFGKPDCVTIANIYRAKGNEAWKVYACRFHCATQPSAWKKENELQKRNEAFVAMTRARVWCVVTGLENPIFDELRTAKEQFPFLIFPAFNKNSLKRVIDEQKSE encoded by the coding sequence ATGGTTGAGAATACTGTTGCGGAAACTCTACCTTCCGGATCTTCTCGTCAAATCCCAGAAGGAATGCCTGCTGATAGTCCACTTAGAGTCATTTGCTATCTCGAATCTTCCCTCAAAATATTAGACGAGCAGCAACAAGAAATTGCTTCTAAATATCCCGATGGGCCGCAGCGCATTCGAGGATTGGCAGGAACGGGGAAAACGATTCTTTTAGTCAAACGCGCAGCCAAAATCCATTACGAACATCCCGACTGGAAACTTGCTTTTGTCTTTTTTACGCGATCGCTTTACAACCAAATCAAAGAACGCATTAGTACATATTATGGCGAACTCAGCGAGGGAAGAGAACCCAATTGGGATAATTTAAAAGTCTTACATGCCTGGGGAGGCAAAGAACGAGATGGTTTTTATCGGCGGTTAGCCATTGAGTGTGGAATGCAGCCCAAAACCGTCAAAGATGTTGAAAATGAAATTGGCAAAGTTTCTCCTGGAGGAGCTTTTAAATATGTTTGTAATATTCTCGAAATAGAAATTACAAATTTTCCTATTCTCTACGACGTTATCTTAATCGATGAAGCTCAAGATTTACCAGCGTCATTTTATCGACTCGCTCGCAATACTTTGAGCGAACCCAAACGACTCTATTGGGCGTATGATGAAGCTCAAGGAATAGACTCTTTAATCGTTCCAGATGCCACTAAAATTTTCGGTCGCAATCCCGACGGGACTCCCGTAGTCGATCTGGGATTGGCAAGTAACGGTTCCTTCTTTTATGAAGGAACGAATATCCGCAAGTCAGAAAATTTAAATCGGTGCTATCGAACGCCTAAATCGTTACTAATGGCTGCCCATGCCGTCAATATGGGACTTTTGCGTCAAGGAGGCGTATTGCAGGGAGTTAGCAATCAGCAAGAGTGGAAAAAATTAGGCTATAACGTACTCGAAGGTGACTTTAGCGATGCCAGCGTCAAAGCCAGAAAACAAGTCAAAATCGAACGTCAAGTTGAGAAAAGCCCTCATCCGATCGATCGCGAGAATTTTGAAGTTCGAGAAGGAATAAAAGATCTGCTCGCGCTCCAAACTTTTCATGACGAGTCAGAAGAACAGGAATGGATTGCCCAGCAGGTTGCCAAGGACTTGCAAGCGGGACTCGCTCCGTCAGACCTAATGATAACAGCGATCGCCGCAGAAAAAGAGCAGGATTATTTCTGTCGCCTGCAAGAGGCTCTAAAATATTACGGCGTCAAAAGTTGCATTGTCGGCACGGATAGCGACCCCAGCGAGTTCGGCAAACCGGATTGCGTCACGATTGCTAACATTTATCGCGCTAAAGGGAATGAAGCTTGGAAAGTGTATGCCTGTCGCTTCCACTGCGCTACTCAGCCTTCGGCATGGAAGAAAGAAAACGAACTGCAAAAGCGCAACGAAGCCTTTGTTGCTATGACTCGCGCCCGCGTTTGGTGCGTAGTGACAGGACTAGAAAATCCGATTTTTGACGAGCTACGGACGGCAAAAGAACAATTCCCCTTTCTAATTTTTCCAGCTTTCAACAAAAATTCGCTCAAACGAGTCATTGACGAACAAAAGAGCGAATAA
- a CDS encoding diflavin flavoprotein yields MSSQTLSTTTTRPRDVQVAEIAKETIVLRSRTWDRLKFEVEYARQRGTTANSYLIRSEKTALIDPPGESFTQIYLQHLRQHLDLAALDYVILGHVNPNRMATLKVLLDEAPQAKLIGSRPGANALKATFPAWESKIEIVRSEDSLDLGRGHELQFVTVPTPRWADGLCTYDPQTRILYTDKFFGVHVCDDAIWDENWKQLDEDRLYYFDCLHATQAKQVEAALDKLTSFSARCYAPSHGPLVRYSLSRFTYDYRDWCQQQKTRELRVALLYASAYGNTTALASAIAQGLLQGGVAVESINCELADPADITRAVEACDAFIIGSPTLGGHAPVQIQTALGIVLAAAAKTKLAGVFGSYGWSGEAIDLIEGKLRDANYRFGFETIRVRFSPTPTILQECEDAGAEFAQKLKKTKKLQTPRQGLSEAQADRTEQAVARIIGSLCVVTTRRGETHHGILTSWVSQATFNPPGLMLAVAEDQNAEMMIHPGDRFVLNILKEGRNLRRHFSYRATPGENPFAQLDTQTAENGRLILNEALAYLECTVQNRMQCGDRWLVYATISRGDVIESDGVTAIVHRKMASY; encoded by the coding sequence ATGTCCTCCCAAACTTTATCGACTACAACAACTCGTCCTCGCGACGTTCAAGTCGCCGAAATCGCTAAAGAAACCATCGTTTTGCGATCGCGTACTTGGGATCGCCTCAAGTTTGAAGTAGAATATGCTCGCCAACGGGGAACGACGGCAAATTCCTACCTCATTCGTTCCGAAAAAACTGCCCTCATCGACCCCCCAGGAGAATCGTTTACCCAAATTTACTTGCAACACTTGCGGCAGCATCTGGATTTAGCCGCTTTGGATTATGTCATCCTCGGTCACGTCAATCCCAACCGCATGGCAACCCTAAAAGTTTTGCTCGATGAAGCGCCCCAGGCGAAGTTGATTGGTTCTCGACCGGGTGCCAACGCACTCAAAGCCACTTTTCCTGCCTGGGAGTCGAAAATTGAGATCGTTCGTTCGGAAGATAGCCTGGACTTGGGACGAGGACATGAATTACAGTTCGTCACCGTGCCGACTCCCCGTTGGGCAGATGGACTATGCACTTACGATCCCCAAACCCGCATTTTATATACCGATAAGTTCTTTGGCGTTCACGTCTGCGACGATGCTATCTGGGATGAAAACTGGAAGCAGCTAGACGAAGATAGGCTTTACTACTTCGACTGCCTCCATGCAACCCAGGCAAAACAAGTAGAGGCGGCACTAGACAAATTGACATCTTTCTCGGCGAGGTGCTACGCTCCCAGTCACGGACCACTGGTTCGCTATAGCCTTAGTCGCTTTACCTACGATTACCGCGACTGGTGCCAGCAACAGAAAACTAGAGAATTGCGGGTTGCCTTGCTCTACGCTTCTGCCTATGGCAATACGACTGCCCTTGCTAGCGCGATCGCGCAAGGACTCCTGCAAGGTGGAGTAGCAGTCGAGTCGATTAACTGCGAACTGGCAGATCCCGCCGACATTACTCGTGCTGTTGAAGCTTGCGATGCTTTTATTATCGGCTCTCCCACCCTAGGCGGTCACGCCCCAGTCCAAATTCAGACGGCGCTGGGGATCGTGCTGGCGGCAGCGGCAAAAACTAAGCTAGCTGGGGTGTTTGGCTCCTATGGCTGGAGTGGAGAAGCGATCGACTTGATTGAGGGCAAGCTGCGAGATGCCAATTATCGCTTTGGCTTTGAAACCATCCGCGTTCGCTTTAGTCCCACGCCGACAATTTTGCAAGAGTGCGAAGATGCAGGAGCAGAATTTGCTCAGAAGCTGAAGAAAACGAAGAAGCTACAGACTCCTCGTCAGGGGCTAAGCGAAGCGCAAGCCGATCGCACCGAACAAGCAGTCGCGCGTATCATCGGGTCTTTGTGCGTCGTTACTACCCGACGCGGCGAAACTCACCATGGGATTCTCACTTCTTGGGTATCCCAAGCCACTTTCAATCCGCCAGGTTTGATGCTTGCCGTCGCCGAAGACCAAAATGCCGAGATGATGATTCATCCTGGCGATCGCTTCGTCCTCAACATTCTCAAAGAGGGACGCAACCTCAGACGGCACTTCTCCTATCGCGCTACGCCAGGAGAAAACCCGTTTGCTCAGCTTGACACGCAAACAGCTGAAAATGGCCGTCTCATTCTCAACGAAGCACTTGCCTATCTTGAATGCACGGTACAAAATCGGATGCAATGCGGCGATCGCTGGTTAGTCTACGCCACTATCAGTCGAGGCGACGTAATCGAATCCGACGGCGTTACCGCGATCGTTCACCGCAAGATGGCGAGTTATTAG
- a CDS encoding GAF domain-containing protein: MDNSNSFILQLLGVSNLLEEQTDLEQGLREVASLTAQILDAQRCSIMLLSESPTQDNDGYHLRVFTHYGNLPQSAYQQITSLNEGIAGYVAATGKPLLIEDITQSQFVEAARYLNEANKSLISAPIPFGEQTIGVINVSIPLNGKSFKEQDLETLKLFALFIGKSIRIAQMQAILRSRFVERAVVRELAEISSEEAIAIAPNPTKLAKIVAKSFYKELTKAGFGANQIIEIATEVLDLLQKNIDQYKKRLSRE; this comes from the coding sequence ATGGACAATTCCAACAGCTTTATCTTACAGCTACTCGGCGTTTCCAATTTACTGGAGGAGCAAACCGATCTAGAGCAGGGTTTGCGAGAAGTTGCCTCTCTAACAGCCCAAATACTCGACGCACAACGCTGCTCGATTATGCTGCTGTCCGAGTCGCCAACGCAAGACAATGACGGCTACCACCTGCGAGTTTTTACTCACTATGGCAACCTGCCTCAATCGGCTTACCAACAAATAACGTCGCTCAATGAGGGAATTGCTGGCTACGTCGCCGCTACGGGCAAACCGCTATTGATTGAGGATATTACCCAGTCGCAATTTGTTGAGGCTGCCCGCTATCTAAATGAAGCGAATAAGAGTTTAATTTCTGCCCCCATTCCATTTGGAGAGCAGACCATTGGCGTCATTAATGTCAGCATTCCGTTAAATGGAAAAAGTTTTAAAGAGCAAGATTTAGAAACCCTCAAACTTTTTGCTTTATTTATCGGAAAATCCATTCGCATTGCTCAGATGCAAGCAATCTTGCGTTCTAGATTCGTCGAGAGGGCTGTCGTTCGAGAATTGGCAGAAATTTCCTCAGAAGAGGCGATCGCGATCGCTCCCAATCCCACAAAATTAGCCAAAATCGTAGCCAAATCCTTTTATAAGGAACTCACTAAAGCGGGTTTTGGAGCCAATCAAATTATCGAAATCGCCACCGAAGTCCTCGATTTACTGCAAAAGAATATCGACCAGTATAAAAAGAGACTTTCGCGGGAGTGA
- a CDS encoding diflavin flavoprotein, translating to MVALTARSQSTRPSSRLTMQTVEIGDRTIAIRSLDWDRDRFDIEFGLRNGTTYNSFLIRGEKTALIDTSHRKFEQLYLDVLSGLIDPATPDYLVVSHTEPDHSGLVKEILQLAPNVTVVGAKVAIQFLENMVHQPFKYQMVKNGDRIDLGNGHELTFVSAPNLHWPDTIFTYDAKTRILFTCDVFGMHYCDDYTFDEEPDLIEEDFKYYYDCLMGPNARSVLSALKRIEKLELATIATGHGPLLQHHIPDWVERYQSWSQEQAKTDTLVALFYVEDYGFSDRVARSIAQGITRTEVAVELVNLNEVDPHEVRELVNQAKGLVIGMPPQSSIAAHAALSTILAAAHGKQSVGLFESGGGEDEPIFPLRNKFQEIGLTEAFPPILLKQAPNPIIEQACEEAGTHLGQSLTRDRTIKQIKSLDNHLERALGRISSGLYIISAKKGDLSSAMVASWVMQASLEPLGVAIAVAKDRAIESILHAGDRFVLNVLEEGNYQKLMRHFLKRLPSGSDRFTGLKTYPASNGAPILADALAYMECEVNSRMECSDHWVIYSTVTTGRVAKPDALTAVHHRKVGNHY from the coding sequence ATGGTTGCACTGACTGCGCGTTCTCAAAGTACTCGTCCGTCAAGTCGCTTGACGATGCAAACCGTCGAGATCGGCGACCGAACGATCGCCATTCGCTCGCTCGACTGGGATCGCGATCGCTTCGACATCGAATTCGGTCTGCGGAACGGAACGACTTACAATTCCTTTCTGATTAGGGGAGAGAAAACTGCTCTCATCGATACCTCTCACCGCAAATTCGAGCAATTGTACCTGGATGTCCTGAGTGGGCTAATCGATCCTGCTACCCCAGATTATCTCGTTGTCAGCCATACCGAACCCGACCACAGCGGCTTGGTAAAAGAAATCTTGCAACTAGCGCCAAACGTTACCGTGGTCGGGGCAAAAGTGGCGATTCAGTTTCTAGAAAACATGGTACATCAGCCTTTCAAATACCAGATGGTTAAGAATGGCGATCGCATCGACTTAGGCAACGGACACGAGTTAACATTCGTCTCTGCCCCCAATTTACACTGGCCCGATACAATCTTTACCTATGATGCCAAGACGCGAATCCTCTTCACCTGCGACGTGTTTGGCATGCACTATTGCGACGACTATACGTTTGACGAGGAGCCAGATCTTATCGAAGAAGACTTTAAATATTACTATGATTGCCTAATGGGTCCCAATGCTCGTTCGGTGCTGTCCGCCTTAAAACGGATAGAAAAACTGGAGCTAGCAACGATCGCCACCGGACACGGACCGCTGCTGCAACATCACATCCCAGACTGGGTAGAGCGCTATCAAAGCTGGAGTCAAGAGCAGGCAAAAACGGATACGCTCGTGGCTCTATTCTATGTCGAAGATTACGGCTTTAGCGATCGCGTCGCGCGATCGATCGCCCAGGGCATTACCAGGACTGAGGTAGCCGTAGAGCTGGTAAATTTGAATGAAGTAGACCCCCATGAAGTGCGGGAATTAGTCAACCAGGCGAAGGGATTGGTCATCGGCATGCCTCCCCAGTCTTCGATCGCAGCCCACGCCGCCCTGAGTACGATTTTAGCTGCCGCGCACGGCAAGCAATCTGTCGGATTGTTTGAGTCCGGCGGCGGCGAAGACGAGCCAATTTTTCCCCTGCGCAACAAGTTTCAGGAAATTGGATTAACAGAAGCGTTTCCGCCGATTTTGCTCAAACAAGCGCCCAATCCAATCATCGAGCAAGCTTGCGAAGAAGCTGGAACCCATTTAGGTCAGTCGCTGACAAGAGATCGTACCATCAAGCAAATCAAATCCCTCGATAACCATTTAGAGCGTGCCCTGGGACGAATCAGCAGCGGACTTTACATTATTAGCGCTAAAAAAGGCGATCTTTCTAGCGCTATGGTTGCTTCTTGGGTAATGCAAGCCAGTCTCGAACCTTTGGGAGTCGCCATTGCAGTCGCTAAAGACCGCGCCATCGAGTCAATCTTACACGCAGGCGATCGCTTCGTTCTCAATGTCCTAGAGGAAGGCAATTACCAAAAACTGATGAGACATTTTCTCAAGCGCTTACCTTCCGGCAGCGATCGCTTTACTGGCCTCAAAACCTATCCTGCCAGCAATGGTGCCCCGATTTTGGCAGATGCCCTTGCTTATATGGAATGCGAAGTGAATAGTCGCATGGAGTGCAGCGACCACTGGGTTATTTACAGCACTGTGACAACCGGACGAGTGGCGAAACCAGATGCCCTGACTGCCGTCCACCATCGCAAAGTCGGAAACCACTATTAG
- a CDS encoding DUF3370 domain-containing protein, protein MLPLLSSVIIAQAATPPSLTQQQYIIQSQEIRSLPGQLNDVLVFNSNSPEVVQAKGILLSTFPLAGMQFPSAHLGLTLEGRFDLFTHHIARPQEQRRTLYQGVIVYNPSEQLVRLRVLQGANYLTEPDAPFINLPAIVEDRWGRVFSGPGSRLMGDILRGIGHSNFPTQILIPPYQTRMLFNLPITTGSARSTFMRLESDGPIYMANLAMYQVPNLPETASKTKDRSNARTISFRAPTLEEWQKILVEGRLVVPRDRPPTPLHAIDDPRIEKIIYGRVAGISVGSEWIGTLVDPGTSNLSIPERGKAFSYPLSTVNRGTHGTRQIQSAPMQVRYPDTAFRAHGNYAVHYNLTLPLINNTDKRQTVALSIQTPLKQDKYSDRLFFLKAPRGQVFFRGTIRVEYKGDSGLIERRYFHIVQRQGQQGQPFLTLNLQPGESREVNIDLLYPPDATPPQVLTVQTMDYFMAPLRR, encoded by the coding sequence ATGCTGCCCCTACTCTCCTCAGTCATAATCGCTCAAGCTGCTACACCGCCATCCTTAACGCAGCAGCAATATATCATACAATCCCAGGAGATCCGCTCCTTACCCGGACAACTGAATGACGTTTTAGTCTTCAACAGCAACAGTCCCGAAGTCGTCCAAGCTAAAGGCATTCTCTTATCCACCTTTCCATTGGCTGGCATGCAATTTCCTAGCGCTCACCTAGGACTTACCCTAGAAGGACGTTTCGATCTCTTTACCCATCACATCGCCAGACCACAGGAACAGAGGCGGACGCTCTATCAAGGCGTTATCGTTTACAACCCCAGCGAACAACTGGTAAGGCTGAGAGTTTTGCAAGGGGCTAACTATCTGACCGAACCCGATGCGCCTTTCATCAATCTCCCCGCTATTGTTGAGGATCGCTGGGGTCGAGTGTTTTCCGGACCGGGATCTAGATTGATGGGAGATATTTTGCGAGGGATCGGGCACTCGAATTTTCCCACTCAAATCTTGATTCCTCCCTATCAGACTCGCATGCTCTTTAACTTGCCGATTACGACTGGTAGCGCCCGTTCTACCTTCATGCGCTTGGAAAGCGACGGTCCCATATACATGGCAAATCTAGCCATGTACCAGGTTCCCAACCTTCCCGAAACGGCATCCAAGACCAAGGATAGGAGCAACGCCCGCACGATTTCTTTCCGCGCCCCGACTTTAGAGGAATGGCAGAAAATCCTGGTTGAAGGAAGATTAGTCGTCCCCAGAGACAGACCGCCAACGCCACTACACGCTATAGACGATCCGAGGATCGAGAAAATCATTTACGGTCGCGTGGCTGGTATCTCTGTCGGTTCGGAATGGATAGGCACGTTAGTCGATCCGGGTACGTCCAATCTGAGCATCCCCGAACGAGGAAAAGCCTTTTCCTATCCCCTGAGTACGGTCAATCGAGGCACTCACGGAACTCGACAAATACAAAGCGCCCCAATGCAAGTACGCTATCCCGATACAGCTTTCCGCGCTCACGGCAATTATGCAGTGCACTACAATTTGACCCTACCGCTAATTAACAACACCGATAAACGGCAAACCGTAGCGCTATCGATACAAACGCCGCTCAAACAGGATAAGTATTCGGATCGCCTATTTTTCCTAAAAGCGCCAAGAGGACAAGTATTTTTCCGAGGAACGATACGAGTTGAGTATAAAGGCGATAGCGGGCTAATCGAACGACGATATTTCCATATCGTCCAGCGACAGGGACAGCAAGGACAGCCATTCTTAACTCTGAATTTGCAGCCGGGAGAGTCGCGCGAAGTGAATATAGACTTACTTTATCCTCCCGATGCCACGCCGCCCCAGGTATTGACGGTGCAAACGATGGATTACTTCATGGCTCCCCTGCGTCGATAA
- a CDS encoding Ig-like domain-containing protein, translating into MWKSLQPIDKIALTLILILTLVIGGVVLGGQACGTNCVFGMKPRVREFSWHNKTVGAEDRAFILDFDRPMDRESVEKNLVINPPLPGKISWAGRRLAYTLDAPVPYGEAYQVKLKNAREHFRGKEEAGQEIKPFVGQFRSRDRAFAYIGTLGHERGRLILYNLTQNKKAILTPRDLVVADFKFYPEGDRILFSAAQRHRGNDTLRNLQLYRVSTQIRENASERSQPVELILDNKDYQNNQFDLSSDGKTIVVGRVNRKNPADFDLWVLKKAGNPERLNAPGGEFLIAPDGQTLAVAQGQGIGIIPLQSDAQAIEFLPKFGKVLSFSRNGSAAAMVNFNMDNAKLRYTRSLFYVNNQGVQKELLNIKGSILDCQFDPTDTHLFCLLTQLIEGEEYREEPYLAKIDIKTSQVIPLVALPDYRDMKISLAPDGLGILFDRIVTANSTHSADPLITSSGETMRESRLWLLIPPPADAPGGAEPKLEELPMRGFRPQWLP; encoded by the coding sequence ATGTGGAAAAGCTTACAACCGATCGATAAGATTGCACTTACCCTAATTTTAATTCTCACCCTAGTCATCGGCGGAGTGGTTTTGGGAGGGCAAGCTTGCGGAACGAATTGTGTTTTCGGAATGAAACCGCGAGTGCGCGAGTTTAGTTGGCACAATAAAACAGTCGGGGCAGAGGATCGAGCATTTATCCTGGATTTCGATCGCCCGATGGATCGAGAAAGTGTCGAAAAAAATCTCGTCATCAATCCTCCGCTACCGGGTAAGATAAGCTGGGCAGGACGAAGACTTGCCTATACCCTAGACGCACCCGTTCCCTACGGAGAAGCCTATCAAGTTAAGCTCAAGAATGCCAGAGAGCATTTTCGAGGCAAAGAGGAAGCGGGACAAGAAATAAAGCCTTTCGTCGGTCAATTTCGCAGTCGCGATCGCGCTTTTGCTTACATCGGAACTTTGGGGCACGAACGGGGCAGATTAATTCTCTACAACTTAACTCAAAACAAAAAAGCGATCCTTACCCCTCGCGATTTAGTGGTAGCGGATTTTAAATTCTATCCGGAAGGCGATCGCATTTTATTTTCAGCTGCCCAACGCCATCGAGGCAACGACACCTTAAGGAACCTGCAACTTTATCGCGTATCTACTCAGATACGGGAGAATGCCTCCGAACGCTCTCAACCAGTAGAGTTAATCCTAGACAACAAAGACTATCAAAATAATCAATTCGATTTATCCTCCGATGGAAAAACCATCGTTGTTGGGCGAGTCAATCGCAAAAATCCAGCGGATTTTGACTTGTGGGTACTCAAAAAAGCGGGAAATCCAGAACGCCTCAATGCCCCAGGCGGAGAATTTCTGATTGCGCCTGACGGACAAACGCTAGCGGTGGCACAAGGACAGGGAATTGGCATTATTCCCTTGCAATCGGACGCTCAAGCGATCGAGTTTTTGCCCAAATTTGGTAAAGTTCTCAGCTTTTCGCGGAATGGTTCGGCGGCGGCGATGGTGAATTTTAATATGGATAATGCTAAATTGCGCTACACGCGATCGCTTTTTTATGTTAACAACCAAGGCGTACAAAAAGAACTCCTCAATATCAAAGGTTCGATTCTCGATTGTCAGTTCGATCCCACAGATACCCATCTCTTCTGCTTGTTAACTCAGTTAATCGAAGGAGAAGAATATCGGGAAGAACCCTACCTTGCCAAAATCGACATCAAGACCTCTCAAGTCATACCCCTAGTAGCTTTACCCGATTATCGGGATATGAAAATTAGTCTTGCCCCTGATGGACTCGGCATTCTTTTCGATCGCATCGTTACCGCCAATAGTACCCATTCAGCCGACCCATTAATAACCAGTTCAGGAGAAACGATGCGCGAGAGTCGTCTTTGGTTGCTGATTCCTCCCCCTGCGGATGCACCTGGCGGTGCCGAACCCAAATTAGAGGAGTTGCCGATGCGGGGCTTTCGTCCTCAGTGGTTGCCGTAG
- a CDS encoding phosphate-starvation-inducible PsiE family protein, with protein MHENLKNSSMQRYSWLSLSRIVFALELVQDLIVICLCIGLFSFMVLEIREMFVSLLPPLEFQAVTADILFLLILVELFRLLIIYLKEQRVSIGVAVEVAIVSVLREIIVRGVLETNWSQVLATCAFLLVLGVLLIVRVWLPPTFDGIDPEQEIAKRHKKRMAKEMKEMIESNRHYQD; from the coding sequence ATGCACGAAAACCTCAAAAATTCGTCAATGCAACGGTATAGCTGGTTGAGCCTGAGTCGCATCGTCTTCGCCCTCGAACTCGTTCAAGACTTGATTGTTATTTGTCTGTGCATCGGTCTGTTTAGCTTCATGGTGCTAGAGATAAGGGAGATGTTTGTCTCCTTGCTGCCACCATTAGAGTTTCAGGCTGTTACTGCCGATATCTTATTTTTGTTGATTTTGGTCGAGTTATTCCGACTGCTGATTATTTACCTCAAAGAACAGAGAGTCTCCATCGGCGTTGCCGTAGAAGTCGCTATTGTCTCGGTTCTGCGAGAAATTATCGTGCGAGGCGTACTGGAAACCAATTGGAGCCAGGTTTTAGCGACTTGTGCTTTCTTACTCGTGCTAGGAGTACTGCTGATAGTTAGGGTTTGGCTGCCACCAACATTTGATGGAATCGACCCAGAGCAAGAGATCGCCAAACGCCATAAAAAGCGCATGGCGAAGGAAATGAAGGAAATGATCGAATCAAACAGGCATTACCAAGACTAA